A stretch of Haloprofundus halophilus DNA encodes these proteins:
- a CDS encoding ATP-binding protein: MQLFIGEDQESGEDAYISAERARTVLACGKRGTGKSYSMGDLIEEIHTETREIVPLVIDPMGIYWTMASGNESQEQLLWDWGLSPEEFPINLLVPGNPEDRYGREVLEELQRRNIDVNSLGLNPSDLSPDNWCDLFDLNINKPMGITLYRAVRQLNEEEDEFFLDDIIHKVELDGNAGERTREALINRLHMAGQWDVFTDRYENIWDTIDVDRINVLDLSVIEPGKYGLRNLVVDVLARNIFRQRVEARRREELNLPTNIPKVWMFIDEAHNFVPSSGSSLAKDTLIRWVKEGRQPGLSMVVASQQPSAVDSELLSQCDIILCHKITTKEDMSSLNKLSQDYMGSELKTFVRNLDGIGEAVYVNDDEETVRMVKMRPRKSQHGGGEA; this comes from the coding sequence ATGCAATTATTCATCGGCGAAGATCAGGAATCAGGAGAAGACGCCTACATCAGCGCAGAACGTGCACGTACTGTGCTCGCCTGCGGGAAACGAGGCACTGGGAAAAGTTACTCGATGGGCGACCTCATTGAGGAAATCCACACTGAAACCCGGGAGATCGTTCCCCTCGTTATCGACCCAATGGGCATCTACTGGACGATGGCCAGTGGAAATGAAAGCCAAGAGCAACTACTCTGGGACTGGGGTCTATCACCAGAGGAATTCCCAATCAACCTTCTGGTCCCAGGCAATCCAGAGGATCGCTACGGACGAGAAGTATTGGAAGAACTTCAACGCCGCAACATCGATGTCAACTCTCTTGGTCTCAACCCCTCTGACCTTTCACCCGACAATTGGTGTGATTTGTTCGATTTAAACATCAACAAGCCAATGGGTATCACCCTCTACCGAGCGGTACGGCAACTGAATGAAGAAGAAGATGAGTTCTTCTTAGATGATATCATTCATAAAGTCGAATTAGATGGAAACGCAGGCGAACGGACGCGAGAGGCGCTCATCAACCGTCTGCATATGGCTGGTCAGTGGGACGTGTTCACCGATCGCTACGAGAATATTTGGGATACAATTGATGTTGATCGTATCAACGTGTTGGATTTAAGTGTTATCGAGCCAGGGAAATACGGTCTCCGAAACCTAGTTGTTGACGTTCTCGCGCGTAACATCTTCCGACAACGCGTCGAAGCTCGTAGACGTGAGGAGTTGAATCTCCCAACGAATATACCAAAAGTTTGGATGTTTATCGACGAGGCTCACAACTTCGTTCCGAGTAGCGGCTCCTCTCTCGCCAAAGATACTTTGATTCGATGGGTCAAAGAGGGACGCCAACCTGGTCTCTCGATGGTCGTCGCATCACAGCAACCTTCTGCAGTAGATAGTGAGCTCCTCTCACAGTGCGACATTATTCTTTGTCACAAGATTACAACGAAGGAAGACATGAGTTCACTGAACAAGCTTAGCCAAGATTACATGGGAAGTGAATTGAAGACTTTTGTACGAAATCTGGATGGTATTGGAGAAGCAGTCTACGTAAATGACGACGAAGAGACAGTAAGAATGGTCAAAATGCGTCCTCGTAAAAGCCAGCATGGGGGAGGCGAAGCGTAG
- a CDS encoding GNAT family N-acetyltransferase, producing the protein MSDEFPVLSASEPETIEFLLNFFNSPTIKKELHWFTHRATVERAFERDDRELFYTVNSGDNTIIGGLMVWCESRVLEPHEAQIRLVAVDLDYRDCGIGKQLCDAAEGFAKECEKKAMIADVAEKSPAVSFWHACGYKTQKKWSTKNGRPMLRVEKSL; encoded by the coding sequence ATGTCTGACGAATTTCCTGTCTTATCGGCTTCAGAACCGGAAACCATTGAGTTTCTTCTTAACTTCTTTAATTCCCCGACCATCAAGAAAGAACTTCATTGGTTCACTCATCGAGCGACGGTCGAGCGTGCATTTGAGCGAGACGATCGTGAGCTATTTTATACAGTTAATTCTGGTGACAACACAATCATAGGGGGACTCATGGTGTGGTGTGAATCGCGCGTGCTTGAGCCGCACGAGGCACAAATTCGTCTCGTAGCTGTAGACCTGGATTATAGAGACTGTGGGATTGGAAAACAGCTTTGCGACGCAGCAGAGGGCTTTGCGAAGGAGTGTGAAAAGAAAGCGATGATTGCCGACGTAGCGGAGAAATCCCCTGCAGTCTCATTCTGGCATGCTTGTGGCTACAAAACGCAGAAAAAATGGAGCACGAAAAATGGAAGACCAATGCTCCGCGTAGAAAAATCACTCTAA
- a CDS encoding 7-cyano-7-deazaguanine reductase, which produces MTNDNATLETFDAPTANADQIYKFETSELSALCPFDFGGPDYYEMTLIYSPNNLAIESKSLKKYLEAFRDVEITAEELGAEMYESLVNAIEPNHLYLRLEQARRGGIEETVELGDKHLRE; this is translated from the coding sequence ATGACCAACGACAACGCGACTTTAGAAACATTTGACGCTCCAACTGCGAACGCAGATCAAATTTACAAATTTGAGACTTCTGAACTATCTGCTCTTTGCCCATTCGACTTTGGAGGACCAGACTATTATGAGATGACACTCATCTACTCACCAAACAATCTTGCTATAGAGAGTAAAAGTCTCAAGAAGTATCTCGAGGCATTCCGAGATGTTGAAATTACGGCTGAAGAATTGGGTGCCGAAATGTACGAGTCTCTGGTAAATGCTATTGAACCAAATCATCTCTACCTGAGGCTCGAACAAGCTAGACGGGGAGGTATCGAAGAGACCGTAGAACTTGGAGACAAACACCTTAGAGAGTAA